A stretch of Paludisphaera borealis DNA encodes these proteins:
- a CDS encoding DUF1559 domain-containing protein, translating to MLILHRDGRSRPAHAQLRRRPGFTLIELLVVIAIIAVLIALLLPAVQAAREAARRIHCVNNLKQLGLALHNYHSTIGSFPIAQSWAKTTPGANYGGNPWSAHSQVLSHLEQSTVYNAINFSFAPAQALNQAYYTNSTILYLRLNSFICPSDGISPTTLDDIRMDFNCNYSGSTGTTVEAIGAVQQTVSIQDSTGIFGFDNPIKHGSRVYSVASVTDGTSNTIAYSEHLVGGVGPRVTDTRRASWGRVPEVAGVVSLDPTALYPQVVQALAACGAYARANAATTDTSVGSSFSGATWMAGYLGTTLFNTITPPNSPQYAFNSCQADPLFTWGLSGFVNSTSNHSGGSNFTFADGSVRFIKSSIDLRTYWALGTRAGGEVISSDAY from the coding sequence ATGCTGATACTGCATCGCGACGGCCGGTCGAGGCCGGCCCACGCACAGCTCCGCCGCCGCCCCGGGTTCACGCTGATCGAGCTACTGGTCGTGATCGCCATCATCGCGGTTCTGATCGCACTCTTGCTGCCGGCCGTGCAGGCGGCGCGCGAAGCCGCGCGTCGGATCCACTGCGTAAACAACCTGAAGCAGCTTGGGCTCGCCCTGCACAATTATCACTCCACGATCGGCTCGTTTCCCATCGCCCAGTCCTGGGCGAAGACCACGCCGGGGGCCAATTACGGGGGCAACCCGTGGAGCGCACATTCGCAAGTACTGAGCCACCTGGAGCAGTCTACGGTCTACAACGCGATCAACTTCAGCTTCGCTCCGGCTCAAGCACTGAACCAGGCGTACTACACCAATTCAACGATTCTCTACTTGCGACTGAACTCGTTCATTTGCCCCTCGGACGGCATCTCTCCCACGACCCTGGACGACATAAGAATGGACTTCAACTGCAACTACTCAGGTAGCACGGGGACGACCGTCGAGGCGATTGGGGCCGTGCAACAGACTGTGTCGATCCAAGACTCGACGGGCATCTTCGGCTTTGACAACCCGATCAAGCACGGCTCCCGCGTCTACAGCGTGGCGAGCGTGACCGACGGCACGTCCAACACCATCGCTTACTCCGAGCATCTGGTTGGAGGAGTCGGGCCGAGGGTCACCGACACGCGCCGCGCGAGCTGGGGAAGAGTGCCTGAGGTCGCCGGCGTGGTCTCCCTCGACCCCACCGCCTTGTACCCGCAAGTCGTCCAGGCCCTCGCGGCTTGCGGCGCGTACGCCCGGGCCAATGCAGCCACGACCGATACGTCCGTGGGATCCAGTTTCAGCGGTGCCACCTGGATGGCAGGCTACCTGGGCACGACGCTCTTCAACACGATCACGCCGCCCAACAGTCCGCAATACGCCTTCAACTCGTGCCAGGCGGACCCCCTGTTTACGTGGGGGCTCTCGGGGTTCGTGAACTCGACCAGCAACCATTCAGGGGGCTCCAACTTCACCTTCGCCGATGGCAGTGTTCGCTTCATCAAGAGTAGCATCGACCTTCGGACCTACTGGGCGCTTGGCACCAGGGCCGGCGGCGAAGTGATCAGTTCCGACGCCTATTGA
- a CDS encoding DUF11 domain-containing protein, whose translation MSRHAKPLDHRWIRGGIDAIVLGLAVVAQANAQQAAPADSPTAPTTPIAPAPAAGARPVAPELTPGRPIETATPVATAAPLVVPEGHGLPVGGPALDPSTQIVRFQGPTGLSVEVLAPQALPASVGDGGGIMTVGLQRGVGYRLRLANITERPGAELFPVIEVVGHLHRPAEIDPGKYPIRVVFTDRDLWDAVDNGRLVTKVIYLEDPDQALPLKMKKDEIPTVSISPTEDPVKVAAALGRVVAIVRIGGRRPTIDEIQAGATGDVGLDVLASAPAGGRCPFINGDGGNCSMPCGPACPPLQPPARPWLPRDEYLCDGGDRGARAGTDSYGNLHGVEPRDAVVSFDVGLDRYPDPKVLPTNRVCIYAPRFAEVRVTNGTSEAVEIHGLNLNELTVKASQAEKLDRIKKFTLNQSPELARERSRAQGTRGKVFAGEGSDVQGAMGYGNVQQPSTGSQQQSAETARVRAKPALMKEKVHLVGIKTAESTVVSALTQGAGQTVMSWQPNEMTGVETPPNRPGLAVVKRVSANEAEPGDSVTYVITYRNMGNTPIRSVSIVDSLLPRLEYVAGSAKGPKGAAFTADENRAGAMELKWTLPGAIPPGGSGYVSFQAVVR comes from the coding sequence ATGAGCCGACACGCAAAACCACTCGACCACCGGTGGATCCGAGGTGGGATCGACGCGATCGTCCTGGGCCTGGCGGTCGTCGCCCAAGCCAACGCCCAGCAGGCCGCCCCGGCCGACTCGCCCACCGCTCCGACGACTCCGATCGCCCCGGCGCCGGCCGCCGGCGCTCGACCGGTCGCGCCCGAGTTGACGCCCGGGCGGCCCATCGAAACCGCGACGCCCGTCGCGACGGCGGCCCCGCTCGTCGTCCCCGAAGGCCACGGCCTGCCCGTCGGCGGCCCGGCCCTCGACCCGAGTACGCAGATCGTCCGTTTTCAAGGACCGACGGGACTGTCGGTCGAGGTCCTCGCGCCGCAGGCCCTGCCGGCGAGCGTCGGCGACGGCGGCGGGATCATGACCGTCGGCCTCCAGCGCGGGGTCGGCTATCGGCTCCGGCTGGCGAACATCACCGAACGCCCCGGCGCGGAGCTGTTCCCGGTGATCGAGGTCGTCGGCCACCTGCATCGGCCGGCGGAGATCGACCCCGGCAAATACCCGATCCGAGTCGTCTTCACCGATCGGGACCTCTGGGACGCCGTCGACAACGGCCGTCTGGTCACAAAGGTGATCTACCTGGAAGACCCCGACCAGGCCCTTCCCCTGAAGATGAAGAAGGACGAGATCCCGACGGTCTCGATCAGCCCCACCGAAGACCCGGTCAAGGTCGCCGCGGCCCTCGGCCGGGTGGTCGCGATCGTGCGGATCGGCGGCCGACGACCGACGATCGACGAGATCCAGGCGGGCGCGACGGGCGACGTCGGCCTCGACGTGCTGGCCTCCGCGCCGGCCGGCGGGCGCTGCCCGTTCATCAACGGCGACGGCGGTAATTGCTCGATGCCTTGCGGACCGGCCTGCCCCCCGTTGCAGCCCCCCGCCCGGCCCTGGCTTCCCCGCGACGAGTATCTGTGCGACGGCGGCGATCGCGGCGCCCGGGCCGGGACGGACTCGTACGGCAACCTCCACGGCGTCGAACCTCGCGACGCGGTGGTCAGCTTCGACGTCGGCCTCGACCGCTATCCCGATCCCAAGGTGCTGCCCACGAACCGAGTCTGCATCTACGCGCCGCGGTTCGCCGAGGTCCGGGTCACGAACGGGACCAGCGAGGCTGTCGAGATCCACGGCCTCAACCTCAACGAGCTGACCGTAAAGGCCAGCCAGGCCGAGAAGCTCGACCGCATCAAGAAGTTCACCTTGAACCAGTCGCCCGAGCTGGCGCGAGAGCGCAGCCGCGCCCAGGGGACGAGGGGCAAGGTCTTCGCCGGCGAGGGCTCGGACGTCCAGGGCGCGATGGGCTACGGCAACGTCCAGCAGCCCAGCACGGGCTCGCAACAGCAATCGGCCGAGACCGCCCGTGTCCGCGCCAAGCCGGCTCTCATGAAGGAGAAGGTCCACCTGGTCGGGATCAAGACGGCCGAATCGACGGTGGTCAGCGCCCTGACCCAGGGCGCGGGGCAGACGGTCATGTCGTGGCAGCCCAACGAGATGACGGGGGTCGAGACGCCTCCGAACCGTCCCGGCCTCGCCGTCGTCAAACGCGTCAGCGCCAACGAGGCCGAGCCCGGCGACTCGGTCACTTATGTGATCACCTACCGGAACATGGGCAACACGCCGATCCGCTCCGTCAGCATCGTCGACAGCCTGTTGCCCCGCCTTGAATACGTCGCCGGCTCGGCCAAGGGTCCGAAAGGCGCCGCCTTCACCGCCGACGAGAACCGCGCCGGCGCGATGGAGCTGAAATGGACCCTCCCCGGCGCCATCCCCCCCGGCGGCTCAGGCTACGTATCGTTCCAGGCCGTCGTGAGGTGA
- a CDS encoding DUF1501 domain-containing protein yields the protein MNLRGIQESVGSRMTRRGFVQVGYSGLLGMSLPGLLAARAGAAGLAGTGTTGKAKSVIVILLSGGLGQHDSFDMKPEAPDTIRGEFKPIQTAVPGVHFCEHLPRLAARADQLAVVRSMSHPEGNHLVAVHRVLTGHPSNPRGASDLDRVASRDDFPCYGAVLNHLRSRNDGVPNGVSLPLRLVEGPLTWPGQDGGFLGPRNDPWQLRLDPNRPEVRDDSLTLPEGLDSQRLHLRRHLLGQTSVSGPNDPFLDQQDAALAMLCNGKVGTALDLDREDPRLADRYGKHVFGRSLLIARRLVEIGVPVIQATMGIVQTWDTHVSNFPRLKDELLPALDRAVSALLDDLKLRGLLDETLVVMLGEFGRTPRVHELTPGAVPGRDHWPAVFPAVFAGAGVVGGQMIGRSDKIGAYAVTKTFGPPDLAATVYKALGVDPATELRDRLGRPLQLCSGDVIDPLYSAVDV from the coding sequence ATGAACTTGCGCGGAATTCAGGAATCGGTCGGCTCGCGGATGACGCGGCGCGGGTTCGTCCAGGTGGGCTACTCGGGCTTGCTGGGGATGAGCCTGCCGGGCTTGCTGGCGGCGCGGGCCGGAGCGGCGGGCCTGGCTGGGACCGGGACGACGGGCAAGGCGAAGTCGGTGATCGTGATCCTGCTCAGCGGCGGGCTCGGGCAGCACGATTCGTTCGACATGAAGCCCGAGGCGCCCGATACGATCCGGGGCGAGTTCAAGCCGATCCAGACCGCCGTGCCGGGCGTCCATTTCTGCGAGCACCTGCCAAGGCTCGCGGCCCGGGCCGACCAGTTGGCCGTCGTGCGGTCGATGTCGCATCCCGAAGGCAATCACCTGGTGGCGGTCCACCGGGTCTTGACCGGCCATCCGTCGAATCCGCGAGGCGCCAGCGACCTTGACCGCGTGGCCTCGCGCGACGACTTCCCATGCTACGGGGCGGTCCTCAACCACCTGCGCTCGCGGAACGACGGCGTGCCCAACGGAGTCTCCTTGCCGCTTCGCCTGGTCGAAGGCCCGCTGACGTGGCCGGGGCAGGACGGTGGATTCCTCGGACCGCGCAACGACCCCTGGCAGCTCCGGCTCGACCCGAACCGTCCGGAAGTCCGCGACGACAGCCTGACGCTCCCCGAAGGCCTCGACTCCCAGCGCCTCCATCTTCGCCGGCATCTTCTGGGCCAGACGTCGGTCTCGGGGCCGAACGACCCGTTCCTCGACCAGCAGGACGCCGCCCTGGCGATGCTTTGCAACGGCAAGGTCGGCACCGCGCTCGACCTCGACCGCGAAGACCCACGCCTCGCCGACCGCTACGGAAAGCACGTCTTCGGCCGGTCGCTGCTCATTGCGCGGCGGCTGGTGGAGATCGGCGTCCCGGTCATCCAGGCGACGATGGGGATCGTCCAGACGTGGGACACCCACGTCTCCAACTTCCCGAGGCTCAAGGACGAGCTGCTCCCCGCCCTCGACCGGGCGGTCTCGGCCTTGCTCGACGACCTCAAGCTCCGGGGCCTGCTCGACGAGACGCTCGTGGTGATGCTCGGCGAGTTCGGGCGGACACCCCGGGTTCATGAACTGACCCCCGGCGCGGTGCCGGGCCGCGACCACTGGCCCGCCGTTTTCCCGGCCGTCTTCGCCGGCGCCGGCGTGGTCGGCGGCCAGATGATCGGCCGATCCGACAAGATCGGGGCCTACGCCGTCACCAAAACCTTCGGCCCCCCCGACCTCGCCGCCACCGTCTACAAAGCCCTCGGCGTCGACCCCGCCACCGAACTTCGCGACCGCCTCGGCCGCCCCCTCCAACTCTGCTCGGGCGACGTCATCGACCCACTCTATTCGGCGGTCGACGTCTGA
- a CDS encoding Uma2 family endonuclease, whose product MRGSRSEPEPDLSIVRGDIDDYTDRHPAPADVGLIVEIADSSLARDRGEKRDLYARAGVPAYWIVNLVARQVEAHALPVGGAYPPATILAEDQTIDLVLDGQSLGRIDVADLLAKRP is encoded by the coding sequence GTGCGCGGTTCGCGTAGCGAGCCCGAGCCCGACCTCTCCATCGTTCGCGGCGACATCGACGACTACACCGATCGCCACCCGGCCCCGGCGGACGTCGGCCTGATCGTCGAGATCGCCGACAGCAGCCTCGCGAGGGATCGCGGCGAGAAGCGCGACCTCTACGCTCGGGCCGGAGTCCCCGCCTACTGGATCGTCAACCTCGTCGCCCGACAGGTCGAAGCCCATGCGCTTCCCGTCGGCGGCGCTTACCCTCCCGCTACGATTCTCGCCGAAGACCAGACGATCGACCTGGTTCTCGATGGCCAGTCGCTCGGTCGAATCGACGTCGCCGACCTACTCGCCAAACGGCCGTAG
- a CDS encoding DUF1501 domain-containing protein produces the protein MIRVLGGRKQLCDGLTRRDLLQVGSLGMLGAALGGSGGVLAREAGSTSSLPGFGQAKSCIMLFMYGSPSQIETFDPKPDAPVAIRGEFGHIPSSVPGLDVCERLPHLAQVMDKVTVLRSVSHLYPVHGVAYATTGNPVIPLAMELNPRDPAHWPYIGSVVDYVDGQRAGSSGGPPAVPRNMALPFAFSSQRIGEVARAGPYGGFLGQAYDPIYTEFVGKGTTKASKTLAKLTWDDFELYRGVTPESRFQLGASGGPGATVTVDQLDRRRSLLQQLEEAHRKIDSSGGPGVDRNRAMAYQLLQSAKFRQAFDLDLETFDTRALYGMTLFGQATLTARRLVEVGGRFVTVFWDEYGLAGTGWDTHWDHFPRMKDELLPGLDRTLSGLLLDLDRRGTLDETLVVLLSEHGRTPQIGNVQGGGRDHWSRCYSVVMAGGGVGRGRVVGKSDKIGSDPLERRVSPKDILATIYHLLGIDPATMIADRLGRPIPLVHADVIPEVLA, from the coding sequence ATGATCCGGGTGCTGGGCGGACGGAAACAGTTGTGCGACGGCCTCACGAGGCGCGACCTCTTGCAAGTCGGCTCGCTCGGGATGCTGGGCGCGGCGCTCGGCGGTTCGGGCGGCGTTCTGGCGCGCGAGGCGGGTTCGACGTCGTCGTTGCCCGGGTTCGGTCAGGCGAAGTCGTGCATCATGCTCTTCATGTACGGGTCGCCCAGTCAGATCGAGACGTTCGATCCCAAACCCGACGCCCCGGTGGCGATTCGCGGCGAGTTCGGGCACATCCCGTCGAGCGTCCCCGGCCTGGACGTCTGCGAGCGGTTGCCGCACCTGGCGCAGGTGATGGACAAGGTGACGGTGCTCCGGTCGGTCTCGCACCTGTACCCCGTCCACGGCGTCGCCTACGCCACGACGGGCAACCCGGTCATCCCGCTGGCGATGGAGCTGAACCCCCGCGACCCCGCCCACTGGCCTTACATCGGTTCGGTCGTCGATTACGTCGACGGCCAGCGCGCAGGCTCCAGCGGCGGGCCGCCGGCCGTGCCGCGGAACATGGCGCTGCCGTTCGCGTTCAGCAGCCAGCGGATCGGCGAAGTGGCGCGAGCCGGCCCGTACGGCGGGTTCCTCGGCCAAGCCTACGACCCGATCTACACCGAGTTCGTCGGCAAGGGAACCACAAAAGCGAGCAAGACGCTGGCAAAGCTCACCTGGGACGACTTCGAGCTTTATCGCGGCGTTACCCCCGAGAGCCGGTTCCAGCTCGGCGCATCGGGAGGCCCGGGGGCGACGGTGACCGTCGACCAGCTCGACCGTCGCCGCAGCCTGCTTCAGCAGCTTGAAGAAGCGCATCGCAAGATCGACTCGTCCGGCGGGCCGGGCGTCGACCGCAACCGGGCGATGGCCTATCAACTGCTGCAATCGGCGAAGTTCCGCCAGGCGTTCGACCTCGACCTGGAAACGTTCGACACGCGAGCCCTCTACGGCATGACGCTGTTCGGCCAGGCGACGTTGACCGCCCGGCGGCTCGTCGAAGTCGGCGGCCGATTCGTGACGGTCTTCTGGGACGAGTACGGGCTCGCCGGAACCGGCTGGGACACCCACTGGGACCACTTCCCCCGGATGAAGGATGAGCTGCTCCCCGGACTCGATCGGACGCTCTCGGGCCTGCTCCTGGACCTCGACCGTCGCGGGACGCTCGACGAGACGCTCGTCGTCCTGTTGAGCGAGCACGGCCGGACGCCGCAGATCGGCAACGTGCAGGGCGGCGGCCGCGATCACTGGTCGCGGTGCTATTCGGTGGTGATGGCCGGCGGCGGCGTGGGCCGCGGCCGGGTGGTCGGCAAGTCCGACAAGATCGGCAGCGACCCTCTGGAGCGCCGGGTCTCGCCCAAGGACATCCTGGCGACGATCTACCACCTGCTGGGCATCGACCCGGCGACGATGATCGCCGACCGCCTGGGACGCCCGATCCCCCTGGTGCACGCCGACGTCATCCCCGAAGTCCTCGCCTGA